One Flavobacteriales bacterium genomic window carries:
- a CDS encoding ABC transporter ATP-binding protein, translating into MDSISAVWNIHILTAMSSVTGKAFDVSVFRRMMSYARPYRVRFFATLTVIIVLAILGPLRPYLINQMVTGPIKTGDYQSLLNWTLLILGLLVIEAILQFFQTYSANTLGQNVILDIRTRLFDHLTGFKLKYFDRTPIGRLVTRAVSDIETIASVFSSGILVIIGDILKLVIVVGFMFYLNWKFSLVVLLPIPLLLIATRIFKKAIEKAFRKVRTQVSKLNTFVQEHIQGMGIVQIFGRESEEQRRFQAINKEHRQAHIDSVWAYSIFFPVVEILSSTSIALLIWWGLRSIGTGHEDPYALFGEVLAFILYIQMLYRPIRQLADRFNVLQMGMVGSERVFEVLDTEASLQIEGNAVQTRLNGDIRFENVWLAYSGDEYVLKNIDLHVSEGQTAAFVG; encoded by the coding sequence ATGGACTCTATCTCAGCCGTGTGGAATATCCATATATTGACCGCGATGAGTAGTGTGACTGGCAAGGCTTTCGATGTATCGGTTTTTCGCAGGATGATGTCCTATGCGCGGCCCTATCGGGTGCGCTTCTTCGCTACCTTGACAGTGATCATCGTCTTGGCCATACTGGGTCCCTTGCGGCCTTATCTGATCAACCAGATGGTCACCGGACCGATCAAAACAGGGGATTACCAGAGCCTCTTGAATTGGACCTTGCTCATTCTCGGGCTTCTTGTCATAGAAGCCATTCTCCAGTTCTTCCAGACTTACTCGGCCAATACACTGGGCCAGAACGTCATCTTGGATATCCGCACTAGGTTGTTCGACCATCTCACCGGATTCAAGCTCAAATATTTCGACCGTACTCCTATCGGCCGATTGGTCACGCGCGCAGTATCCGATATAGAGACCATCGCGAGTGTATTCTCCTCGGGCATACTGGTCATCATCGGAGATATACTGAAACTGGTCATCGTGGTGGGATTCATGTTCTATCTGAATTGGAAATTCAGTCTGGTCGTACTCCTGCCTATCCCTTTGTTATTGATCGCTACCCGCATCTTCAAAAAGGCCATCGAGAAGGCCTTTCGTAAAGTGCGTACCCAAGTCTCCAAGCTCAACACCTTTGTACAAGAGCACATCCAAGGGATGGGTATCGTACAGATATTCGGACGAGAAAGCGAAGAACAAAGACGCTTCCAAGCGATCAATAAAGAGCACAGGCAAGCTCATATCGACAGTGTGTGGGCCTATTCCATATTCTTCCCTGTGGTGGAGATACTGAGTTCCACTTCCATCGCGCTGCTCATCTGGTGGGGATTGAGGTCGATAGGAACGGGTCATGAAGATCCCTATGCGCTCTTCGGAGAAGTACTTGCCTTCATTCTCTACATCCAAATGCTTTACCGCCCTATACGTCAACTGGCAGACCGGTTCAACGTGCTCCAGATGGGTATGGTGGGTAGCGAACGGGTATTCGAGGTGCTGGATACTGAAGCTTCGTTACAGATAGAAGGAAATGCCGTTCAGACCCGATTGAACGGGGATATCCGTTTTGAGAATGTATGGCTGGCCTATAGCGGAGATGAATATGTGCTGAAGAATATCGACCTGCACGTGAGCGAAGGACAGACAGCGGCATTCGTAGGG
- the truA gene encoding tRNA pseudouridine(38-40) synthase TruA, which yields MAYKGTAYHGWQRQANSLSVQQVLEESLTQLNYTHAVVTGCGRTDTGVHASDFYAHVDLETAENADLAYALNAVLPADIAIKQVTPVDSESHARFDALSRTYTYRIHHQKDPFLIHQSLFHRKVLDIDAMNQAASHLIGRKEFTSFARHHGAQKTDFCDVREALWSREDGRSVFTITADRFLRNMVRAIVGTLLEVGTGKLVPEGFKLVLEAKERSAAGASAPAHGLYLSRVEYPYIDRDE from the coding sequence ATGGCCTACAAAGGGACCGCCTACCACGGATGGCAGCGACAGGCCAATAGCCTGAGTGTACAGCAAGTCCTAGAAGAAAGCTTGACCCAGTTGAATTACACGCATGCTGTCGTGACCGGGTGCGGACGAACGGACACCGGTGTGCATGCATCCGACTTCTATGCCCATGTCGATCTGGAGACTGCCGAGAATGCAGATCTAGCCTATGCACTCAATGCCGTTCTCCCGGCCGATATTGCCATCAAACAGGTCACCCCTGTAGACAGTGAGTCCCACGCTCGTTTCGATGCACTATCCCGGACCTACACCTATCGCATCCATCATCAGAAGGATCCTTTCCTCATCCATCAGAGTCTTTTTCATCGGAAAGTGCTGGATATCGATGCAATGAACCAGGCCGCAAGCCACTTGATCGGCCGGAAGGAATTCACCTCATTCGCCCGGCATCATGGTGCTCAGAAGACCGATTTCTGTGACGTACGAGAGGCGCTTTGGTCCCGGGAAGATGGGCGATCGGTCTTCACCATCACAGCCGACCGTTTCCTGAGGAATATGGTCCGGGCTATTGTGGGTACGCTATTGGAAGTGGGCACCGGAAAGTTGGTTCCAGAAGGTTTCAAGCTAGTCCTAGAAGCCAAGGAAAGAAGTGCTGCAGGAGCATCTGCCCCGGCTCATGGACTCTATCTCAGCCGTGTGGAATATCCATATATTGACCGCGATGAGTAG
- a CDS encoding metallophosphoesterase family protein, producing MRIGLISDTHGYMDERILHHLQGMDEIWHAGDIGDLSVTDALAAIAPLRGVYGNIDNAQIRAEFPLHQRFQIKGLKVWMTHIGGRPGNYDHRLRDQLYRDRPDLFICGHSHICLVKKDPAFGGIYLNPGAAGKHGFHKMRTLLRFTLQKGGLHQLEVVELGARGKA from the coding sequence ATGCGGATAGGACTTATTTCAGATACGCATGGATATATGGATGAGCGGATCCTGCATCACCTCCAAGGGATGGATGAGATCTGGCATGCAGGTGACATCGGTGACCTTTCTGTGACAGATGCTCTGGCCGCTATTGCTCCCCTACGTGGGGTATATGGGAACATCGATAACGCACAGATACGGGCAGAATTCCCATTGCATCAGCGTTTCCAGATCAAGGGACTGAAAGTATGGATGACCCATATCGGAGGTCGACCGGGGAACTATGACCATCGCTTACGGGATCAACTTTATCGCGATAGACCGGATCTGTTCATATGCGGCCACTCGCACATCTGTCTGGTGAAGAAGGATCCAGCTTTTGGAGGAATCTATCTTAATCCCGGGGCTGCAGGGAAACATGGCTTCCATAAGATGCGTACTCTCTTGCGATTCACTCTGCAAAAAGGTGGATTGCACCAATTGGAAGTGGTAGAGCTGGGAGCGAGGGGCAAGGCATAA